The following are from one region of the Capsicum annuum cultivar UCD-10X-F1 chromosome 1, UCD10Xv1.1, whole genome shotgun sequence genome:
- the LOC124898696 gene encoding uncharacterized protein LOC124898696, whose protein sequence is MTTNTAESLNSMLLDEREYPVKAIFNSIAHRFGKIFRKWYVVNNSRTPFVPIAEKILRENMTKGDKLYVNNINGSTDEFTMLGYGPSAKVNLSRRSCSYSKFDLVKFPCAHAMIVLRLKHGDDYGTSFYNYSSPIYSKESYLLAYLKPIFAVPLKSEWSMVREYLEM, encoded by the coding sequence ATGACCACAAACACCGCTGAGTCGCTCAACTCAATGTTGCTCGACGAAAGAGAGTATCCAGTGAAGGCCATTTTCAATTCAATTGCACATAGATTTGGAAAAATATTCAGGAAGTGGTATGTGGTGAACAATTCAAGGACACCATTCGTTCCCATAGCCGAGAAGATCTTACGGGAAAATATGACCAAGGGTGATAAATTATATGTGAACAACATAAACGGAAGCACCGATGAATTCACCATGCTTGGTTATGGTCCTTCCGCCAAAGTTAATCTATCGAGAAGGTCATGTTCTTACAGTAAGTTCGACTTGGTGAAATTTCCATGCGCTCATGCAATGATAGTGTTGCGTTTGAAGCACGGGGACGATTACGGTACTAGCTTTTACAACTACTCTTCGCCCATATATTCGAAAGAATCATACCTCCTTGCATACTTGAAACCTATTTTTGCAGTACCTCTGAAGTCAGAGTGGAGTATGGTGCGGGAGTATCTAGAAATGTAA